The genomic stretch CTCAACTTATTGCAGCCGATGTATCAACAAACTGCAGCCTACGGCCACTTTGGTCGTGAAGGTAATGATCATGCCTTTACTTGGGAAAAAACCGATAAGGTTGACGCGCTTAAAGCATCTGCAAATCTATAAGTTAGAACTCTAGCAATTGCTAAAAAGCTCACATTAATGTGAGCTTTTTTATGCAAAATGCTTTTGTGCAACCATTACAAAAGACAGAACAGCAATTTGATTATTTTTTTGGCGCATGCGTATTATCCTGATTCAATACATCTAAGATAAATGGCTGAGTCTGCGTATCTTGCGTGTCTTCGATATAAATATGTACCAGTTTAAAAACAAGAACAGCAGCAAAACAGGTCACCACACAAAAGACCCATAAATTAATTGGACTTCTAATATGATGTGAGCCACATTTGGGGCATGCTTTGTTGTAACTTGGTAAAGCTTCTTCGCAACAAGCACAATGATATTTGTAGAGCATAGGTATTCTCCTATTTTATTTGCCTAAGCCATTCATTTAAATATTTATATGGCCTATAGAGCATAGGAGACCTCGCAAACAAAAACAATCCTTAATTTATATAAGAGATGTTAAAAGCCTACATAAAAATACTGCCTACGCATAATTCTCTCTATGACTTACAGAGCAGATATAAACCATATCCTTGGCCGAGATTGTAATACTGCTCTATAACAATTAAATGACAAAATGCATATTACTGGATGAACAATGTTATTCTATGCCGGTTCTTTGCAGAGGAGTTTACAGGTGTCACTGATTCACAAAGGCGGTTTTAGAGAACGGGCGAATCGCAATCACAGATATAAAGATTCTGAAAATCAACAGGCTAGTTTGAAAAATCAAAAAAAATATCAACCTAAAGCCCAAGATCAGCAGTTACCTGTCACTGAGACAGCAGCAGCCCCCTTGACTGATCTAATAGCATCATCAAACACTGAAGAGTCTAAAGACATCTAACCACAGCCAAATGGCAAACAACATGAATAAGACTCCAGAAATCAGATCGATATAACCACTGACTTGTTGGTAAATCGCCTTAATTCGTGCTCTAGATAAAATCCACATTAGCAAACTAAAAGTTAAAACAGTTTGAATTGGAATAAGTACTGCCAATTGCATCTTAAGGTCTGTATTGGCAGATGAACTTAAGGCAATTGAAAATACGCTACTGAAATAAATAACGATTTTGGGGTTAGATAAATTGGTGAATAGCCCATTTAAAAAATAATTTTGTTTTTCTGGTTGAGCTTCGATATCTAAGGCAAGTTTTTGTTTTAAAGCAGCACGGCCACCTCTAAACATCGCATAGCCCATTTTTGCCAGAAACAACCCACCAAGCAGCATAATCAATTGCTGAATCCATGGCCATTGCTGAATCAGAACCGTAAAACCAAGTAGCGTTAAAACAACCCAAACCACGACCCCCATACTAATCCCGAGAATAATCTTAAAGGTATTGGCCTTGCTGGTGGATGCTGCACTTTTTGCAATGAGAAGTACATCGGGACCGGGAGTCAGTTGGGCAATAAAATGTAGTGCGCAAATCGAAAGTAACAGTGACATTTAAAACGTGCTCAAACATGAAGATAAAAAGTATAACGATCTTTTTTCAATAAAAATAAAAAAACAATAACAACAATCGATTAAATCATTTTTCCTGGTGGATGCTAAGATCGCACTGGCTATTTTAAACAGTATGACGCTTTTTCATTTACGATAAAAAACCGAATCATTGATTCGGTTTCTTAATTGCTACTCAGCCTTGCGCTAAAGAGAAAGCCTTTAGCCGCACAGGTGATTGATGCCTTACTTCTTCGGTGTAACGTCTTTAAATTCAATTTTCTTATAGTCAGGTTCGACTTCACGCGCCTCACCATCAATCACATTAGAATCTTGATAATTTGCACCATTTTGATTTTGCATTTGACGCATCAAATCAGCAAATGGGTTTTGATCTGCAGAACCACCTGCATTCATGCCCCCCATCATGCCACCCATCATTTTTTCCATCATCGCCTGCTGGCGTTTAGCCATCGCTTGCATGAACAAGTTGCGGAACAACTTCTGCACTGGTGGAATCAAAATAAGTAAAGCCAATACATCACTGATTAAACCGGGAATCATTAACAAGAAACCAGCCATAGCCGTTGTGATTTTACCACTAACGGCTGAATCGCCACCCATTTGACCAGTCATCTGCATTTGCTGTAACTGTGGCATAAGCACAGCAGTACTTGAACGAAGCATCTTCATACCGATGAAAAAAGTAATGAAAAATGAGAAAAAGACATGCCAACCACTAATGAATTGTGCAACCCCAATCCAGACAGCAATTTCAGCAACAATCGCAATTAAAATAATGGGTAAAATTTTCATTAAGATCAATCATCTCTAAATATAAATGGGGGGATTTCATTTGCAGTACTTAATCGATGGATTAATTTTCTACAAACAATGCTGTAAGTCAGTTGGAAGGTAGCAATGATACCGAATTAATCTTGGAATAAAACAACTACATATTCATGCCAGACAATGAATTCGACGAAAAAACCCGCAGATTCACCTATAATTGCAAGTCCCTACTGATTTCAAAGCACTTACATCATAAATTATGGGTACAAAACTAAATTTATCAAGTTAAGCCACGTAAATATTCGGAAAATACCATTTTTTGTACGAGAAATTAGGCTATGCAGTCACCTTAGCCTTGTGTAACAATATCAACATTATTGATTTTTTAAGCTTAAATATGACCTTAATTATTGGCATTGATCCAGGCTCTCGTTTAACTGGCTACGGGATTATTGAAAAAGATGGTCAAAAACTCAAATTTGTTGATGCAGGCACTATTCGCACTGAAACCAAAGAAATGCCTGAACGTCTTAAACGTATTTTTGCTGGGATTCATCGTATTGTAGAATTTCATGGTCCAACTGAAGCTGCTGTAGAACAAGTGTTTATGGCACAAAACCCCGATTCCGCATTGAAGCTCGGTCAAGCACGAGGCGCCGCGATTGCAGCTTTGGTCAATTCAGATCTAGAGGTCGCAGAATATACGGCCCGACAGATTAAGCAGTCTGTCGTCGGCTATGGTGCCGCAGAAAAAGAACAAGTACAGATGATGGTTATGAAACTACTCAATTTAAGTATTCAACCACAATCAGATGCAGCAGATGCACTGGCTGCTGCCATTTGTCACGCACACGCCTCTGGCACCATGAGTAAGCTTGCCGTATTGAATGCACTTGGTGGAATGGCGCGTGGCCGCAGCCGCACCAGTAGCCGCAGACGTTGATTGCTAGACTCAACAAACCAACTCTGCAAACCGAACAATCACCATGACAGCAGATTAAAAAACGCAGCCTGAGCTGCGTTTTTTAAGGTCATTGAAAATAGGTCTAAACGCTGTCAGCTTAAATCAGACAGCTTTAAATTACTTACCTGGTTTAAAGCTATCACGTAAATCTAAAATGCGGTTAAACACAGGTTTTGCTTCACTGTGATCATAGCGATCTGCGACAAAATAACCTTCACGTTCAAACTGGAAACGATCTTCTGGCTGGGCTTGAGCAAGTGATGGCTCAATCACAGCTTGAACAACTTTGAGTGAATCTGGATTGAGATTGTCTAAGAAATCTTCTTCGCCCGCTTCTGGATCAGCTTGGCTAAATAAACGATCATAAATACGTACTTCAGCCGCAATGCCTCGGCTTGCAGAAACCCAATGCAATACACCTTTGACTTTACGGCCTTCTGGATTTTTGCCCAATGTTTCTGGATCAATTGAACATTTCAATTCAATCACTTCACCAGCAGCATCTTTAATCACGTCATCACATTTAATCACATAACCATGACGCAGACGCACCTCACCTTGTGGAATCAAGCGCTTAAAGCCTTTTGGCGGTACTTCTTCAAAGTCTTTACGATCGATATAGATTTCTTGGGTCAAAGGAATCACGCGATCTCCCATGTCAACATTAGGATGACGTGCATGGGTCATTTCAAGTTCTGCTGGCAAATTGGTCAACGTCACTTTTAATGGGTTCAATACCGCCATACCCCGTGCAGCGGTATTTTCGAGTGATTGGCGAATCGAAAACTCAAGCATTGCCACATCAACAATACCATCTGTTTTAGACACTCCGACACGCTTACAGAAATCTCTTAGACCTTCTGCGGTAAAACCACGACGACGCATGCCAACAACGGTTGGCATCCGAGGATCATCCCAACCATTCACATAACCTGCTTCAACCAATTTACGTAGTTTACGCTTGGAGGTAATGGTGTAATCAATATTTAAGCGACTTGATTCATATTGATGCGGCACGGTTTCAGAGCGAACTTTCTCAACCACCCAATCATAGAATGGGCGGTGATCCTGGAACTCCAAA from Acinetobacter pullicarnis encodes the following:
- a CDS encoding LysE family transporter produces the protein MSLLLSICALHFIAQLTPGPDVLLIAKSAASTSKANTFKIILGISMGVVVWVVLTLLGFTVLIQQWPWIQQLIMLLGGLFLAKMGYAMFRGGRAALKQKLALDIEAQPEKQNYFLNGLFTNLSNPKIVIYFSSVFSIALSSSANTDLKMQLAVLIPIQTVLTFSLLMWILSRARIKAIYQQVSGYIDLISGVLFMLFAIWLWLDVFRLFSV
- a CDS encoding glutamine--tRNA ligase/YqeY domain fusion protein — protein: MKPNTVVSDLPMNPTSSVTPVDAQQQEQQAGLDFIRQVITDDLKTGHTQKIVTRFPPEPNGYLHIGHVKAICLNFGIAQEFAGVCNLRFDDTNPDAEEQEYVDGIANDVKWLGFQWEGEPRYASSYFDQLHAWAVQLIEQGDAYVDLQSPEEIRLNRGSFRELGKNSPYRDTTVAENLARFAQMNNGELGEGQAVLRAKIDMASSNIHMRDPILYRVLHSAHHQTGDQWKMYPMYDYAHPLSDAIEGITHSLCTLEFQDHRPFYDWVVEKVRSETVPHQYESSRLNIDYTITSKRKLRKLVEAGYVNGWDDPRMPTVVGMRRRGFTAEGLRDFCKRVGVSKTDGIVDVAMLEFSIRQSLENTAARGMAVLNPLKVTLTNLPAELEMTHARHPNVDMGDRVIPLTQEIYIDRKDFEEVPPKGFKRLIPQGEVRLRHGYVIKCDDVIKDAAGEVIELKCSIDPETLGKNPEGRKVKGVLHWVSASRGIAAEVRIYDRLFSQADPEAGEEDFLDNLNPDSLKVVQAVIEPSLAQAQPEDRFQFEREGYFVADRYDHSEAKPVFNRILDLRDSFKPGK
- a CDS encoding FxsA family protein, coding for MKILPIILIAIVAEIAVWIGVAQFISGWHVFFSFFITFFIGMKMLRSSTAVLMPQLQQMQMTGQMGGDSAVSGKITTAMAGFLLMIPGLISDVLALLILIPPVQKLFRNLFMQAMAKRQQAMMEKMMGGMMGGMNAGGSADQNPFADLMRQMQNQNGANYQDSNVIDGEAREVEPDYKKIEFKDVTPKK
- the ruvC gene encoding crossover junction endodeoxyribonuclease RuvC; translated protein: MTLIIGIDPGSRLTGYGIIEKDGQKLKFVDAGTIRTETKEMPERLKRIFAGIHRIVEFHGPTEAAVEQVFMAQNPDSALKLGQARGAAIAALVNSDLEVAEYTARQIKQSVVGYGAAEKEQVQMMVMKLLNLSIQPQSDAADALAAAICHAHASGTMSKLAVLNALGGMARGRSRTSSRRR